The Anopheles maculipalpis chromosome 3RL, idAnoMacuDA_375_x, whole genome shotgun sequence genomic sequence TCCCTTCTCCAGACAGTCAATCGCTCAAGGTTGGGGCCGTTGACTACACGCGGCCAGTATCAAACAGGCACACACGCAATGGCAATCAAAAAATAAGGTGTTTACCACGTACCACCGTAACCAAATAACCTGCCTCCCGCGATCTTATCTTATCGTCGGCAAAGATTCGTTCTTTGTACCGCAAAATTTGAACCCTCTTTGCGTCTTTACCCCCCTCGTGCTCCCAAAGGGCAGgttgtgtgttcttttttttttcttttggagggaaaacacacacacacaaatgccgTTACTGCGACAGAGTCCAGTTCCATTCGTTTGCCTGGCCCTGTCTACGTTGGGGCTCGTCTCACTCGCTGTGGTTTAGGGCTCGTGTGGTCGTCAATTAAGAAGGAaagttgtttgtgttgtgttgtccCGATCGTTTGTGCGCTCCACTATGGAGCGTTGTGGAGCAGTCGTGTGTCATtagcaaattattttattaaagaaCTATTTTTTAGCTTACTTTTCAAGATCCCGTCTTTACCAACCGGTTACATTGTCTCATTATGATGTATataattctatgatttttgtatagttttaaaaatacataaaacacaaaaaataaaaactgatcTCCCCTATTGGCGCACTATCCGTGATTCCGTTCGACGCACGTTCTAATGCTCTAATGGCAACCATCGACTAGCCGCCAACTATGATCGCGCGGCATTAGAATGATCGatcgttgttgtgtgtgtgtgtgcgaatgtACGCACCGCTCACACACTCGCTCACGCTCTGTCCTCCCCTTTACCGCCAGGTCTCCACGCAAAAGCAAATTAGAGGACATAACCACCACAAGCCACATAAAacggcgcacacacacacacgaaacaaaCGAGTTCCAGCCACAGCAGACACCACTATCACCGTGCAAGCGCGTAATCGTGGGTTGGTAAcccgttttatgtttttttggtggtgtgttgCCTCCTCGTTGCCAGTTTAATTTTCGCGAACGACGTAGAGACCTTGCGCGGTTGATCGAGCGACCGGGGCGCGTCAGTTGATTCGTGTGCTCGTACGTGGCCGGTTGGTTGTGGCTGCCTTGCTCcttgctactactgctagtgCCTCTTTACGTCCGTTAAAGGAAAAACTCCGCCACCCTCCCCCAAGATGCTGCAAAACGTTCTCCGCCAGGTGGTCCGCTCGGTAGGCTCGATCGGTGCTCCACGCACGTTCGCCAGCTCGTCGTTCGGCACGGCTACCGGTGCCACCTCGCCCCTAACCTACCTTAGCGAGGACGAGCTGGTGATGAAGGAAACGGTGGCCAAACTGGCCCAGGAACAGATCGCCCCGCTGGTGAAGAAGATGGACGAGGAGCATCAGTTTGATCCGTCCGTGGTGCGCGCCCTCTTCGACAATGGGCTGATGGGGATTGAGGTAAGCGACGAGTATGGGGGCAGTGCGTGCAACTTCATGACCACGatgctggtggtggaggaaCTGTCCAAGGTGTGTCCGGCGACGGCCGCGTTCGTTGACATCCACAACACGCTGGTTAACTCGCTGATGATCAAACTCGGGACGGCGGAGCAGAAGAGCAAGTATCTGCCGAAGCTGAGCCAAGAGTACAGTGGGAGCTTTGCGCTATCGGAACCATCGGCCGGATCGGATGCATTCTCGCTGAAAACTACTGCCAAGAAGGATGGCAACCACTACGTCCTGAACGGTACCAAGATGTGGATATCCAACTCGGATCTGTCCGGTGTGTTCCTGATTATGGCGAATGCGAATCCCTCCGCTGGCTACCGTGGCATTACGACATTCATCGTAGAGCGCGAGTACGAAGGTTTCACCGTTGGCAAGCGAGAAAGCAAACTGGGCATCTGTGCGTCCGGTACCTGCACCCTGCATCTGGACAATGTGCGCGTCCCGGAGGAGAACATCCTCGGTGAGTTCGGTAAGGGTTACCAGTATGCGGCCGGTTTTCTCAACGAAGGACGCATCGGTATCGGGGCGCAGATGATCGGTCTGGCCCAAGGCTGTCTGGACGCGACCATCCCTTACCTGCTCGAGCGCAAACAGTTCGGTTCCGATCTGTACTCGTTCCAGAGCATGCAGCATCAGATCGCAACGATCGCAACGGAAATTGAAGCAGCCCGGCTGCTGACGTACAATGCGGCCCGTCTGCAGGAAGCGGGTGCACCTTTCCTGAAGCAGGCGGCGATGGCCAAATTCTACGCATCGGAGGTAGCCCAACGTACCACGGTCAAGTGTATCGATTGGATGGGTGGCGTCGGCTTTACGAAGGACTTCCCGCAGGAGAAGTATTATCGTGACTGCAAGATCGGTGCCATCTACGAGGGTACGACCAACATGCAGCTCAGCACGATCGCCAAGGTCATGAAGAAGGAGTATCAATCGTAAAAAGCGCGTACACAAAGTTAGCACCGGCGCACATGATGAAGGCGGGTCATTACGCAACTACTGTTGTGTAGGGCGTCTTGGTGGTGAGCCTCTCACGAGACGAGAACATTCCAGTTCCAGTACACTACATCATCATTCTACGCACACACGCTGATACGAAAGACGGCGAgatatcaatttttttatttgtcttccGCATACGATAgtcacacacaagcacacacacaccactttTCGTGCTGTTTTTTCGGTGTATGCGTTATGATAATGCGCATAACGCGTGTAGCATAAGTATAGAAACATCAGACCCCCAGACTGGCCTGATCGGTACTACTATCCATTGATTATGGGCAATCGGGTGAAACacgcgcaaaacaaaaaaaggtgaattTGTGTAAAACGGATGCATTTATTATGGTTAAAAATTACTATTACGAAGACGTGTACACGTGGCGCGAGACGCGTGGACATACAGCAAACATGGGACATGAACGGACCAACGACGAACTTTGACTACAGACCCTGACACCGACACTGCACGATTTTTTTAGGCTTAGGCATGTGAACGAACGTGAagcaattattattatgctaaaaaaaaacattccaagagTGTTTCGATTTTGCTGGAACTCTAAAGTTAAAGcgttaaacaaaaagaaaaagggaccACCCTTTGGTAGGAGTTTTACATTGTGTAGTAGCTATATGTACCGCGATTTAGTGGTTGACTGTTAATAAAATGGTCTTTACTTTCCGGTATGAAAATAAAGCtgtcgaaaaggaaaaactatttGTGGAACGTTTTTGTTAGCTAAATGGTGTGAATTTGTTGTTCTGATGTCGTCTAATGGGTGTTGGGTGTGAAGACTGAAACCGCGAATTGGTTCACAATGGAGAATTGCACGAAAGGGACACGATAAACAGAAATGAACCAGTTTGAGATCAAAAGcaatagaaaatgaaaataaacttgaGAAAAGAGACGTGTAAACAAGTAGTCAACATATTGTGTTGACTGAGAGTCAACAGTTCTGATCAATAGAACTCAATCAACATCACAAAGGTTACACCGGTCGTTTTGTGACGCATCGCATCTTGATCGTGAAGCGATTCTTAAATTCGTGATGTATTCTCCATCACTtcaccatcttcttctttcctGGATTCTTAACGACCTTGCAACAGGTCATGCCGGGCATCTGGTAGCTTGCGGGACCGCGTAGTTGGTGTaggcagtcctcactacgagggaaaggtccagatgggattgtCTCGATCACCTTCTCTGCGACTTGGTCATGTTGGCTACAAAAATGGTTCGGAGGAGAGATTTGGATGCCCAGTGACACCTGCCGACGTGGGATGCATCTGTGTTGCTCTTCTCTTTTCGCTCTATACTCCCCGTCATGTCACGTAAAGTCTTTTTAAGTCGTTCGCAGGGATCACCGTACAGCCTGCCTgtcttctttctcttcttctggGATCAGTCCGCATATCGTTAAATCCGCCAGTCATTAGTACAATCATTTGCTCCTTttgagtgtttaaatatttgctaTGCTAGCTAGTATATTAGGATAATATACTGGTCATCATCATGTACTCTTTGCTCCCAACCCAATGGAAAGCTTTCACTTGAAGTTCAATGTTTCTTGGTGatctttgctattttttaatttgttatgAATTTAAGCAATTACTCAAAACTGACATTCACTCACTTGAGGGCTGTTTCACTTCAAGTGTTAACCGCTTTACGTAGCTATCCCATCCGATCAGTGTGCAGGAGGAAATCGTTGGGTCGTCGTTGTTCGTTCCATCCCAAACAATATCACGAACATAGTTCGAAGCACTGTTTTCCACCAGAATCTCTTTCGATTTGTCGTCGAAAAACTTAACCTCTGGCGTATTTCCCAGCACAGCGAAGTTTTTGCTGCATAAAAgagaaaacgcaaaaaagtAAAGCATGAAATGCATAAATTCGAATCCCCAACACCCAGTACGACCTACCGGTGGAATGATATTTTGTGAACCTTCCGATCGAAACACGGTACCGTCTCGAGAAAAACGTTCGGTTGCCGTGTATCGATAAAGTGCACACGTCCCATCTCATCTCCAATGGCTACCAATCGATTCCAGACGCCTTCATCGCACCACCGGATCGTTGCAAACGGGACATCGTGCTTTTCGTACAGTGCCACAGCCGGTTTCGTTTCCCGGAAGTCCCACAACAGTGCAGACTGGTCTTTCGAGCAGCTTACGGCCAACGAGTTCTGGATGCAATCGGCGGACACAGACGTAATTGGTCCGAGATGAGCATTCTGGAACGTGTTGGTTGACTGCAAATCACCCTGGCTGTAATCCCACAGCTTGATGCAACCGTCCACCGATCCAGAAATCACGGTCCGCTCGGTGTTATGAAatatgtccagtgccgtaaTGGCGCCGATATGTTCATTCCGTTTGTCTACCATGTAGAGACCCGGTCCTCGAATTGCATTCCCAGTAGACCACAGTTCGATCGATCCTCTATCATTGCCCAGAATAAACTGCAACGGGAAGAAAGGAAATCCACAGTCATTACTACTACTGGTGGTAAATTACCATAAGCAAATTACCAAAGCATCCTCCACTGTGTAGCACAGTGCCGTCACGATCGCATCGCACCGGTTGCTGAAGCTTATCTTCTCTTCCTGGAAAAGATCCGCCGTCGTTTTCCAACCACAGATTCCACCTTCCCACAGCCGGCCAGTATAGTTATTGCCGGCCACAATTACATTACCCTCACAATTAACAGTGGCCAGATCTAGAAAGGGGGGCAGTTTTTTCTCCGGCAACGGAACCGCTTTCGTGAGCCGGTAGTGCAACGAGTTCATGTTCGGATAGTCGGTACTTTTCGCTAGCTCGGGTAGCGTTTCCGGTGGCTGATAGGTGTTCGGTACAGCATATGTCGATACCAGATCGACATGTCTGTTGTAATCCATGGTGCCAGAACTGTTTCGATGTGTTTAGCGGCTTTTTATTTGGTGCAACTGTTTGGGAAGATAAGAACGTGTGTTTTTGCCGGCAAATGTTTGACTTTTGTCAAGCAATACGTCAGAAATGTCAGCTGTTTCGTATTGCTTGCATGACAGTTTGTATCTAGTAGCTTTTAAATGAGCTGTTCAGAAGATCGCAGCCACAAGTTCCTTCATTTCCTtcattaacctttttttcaccttcatttcaatgaccaaaaatacacccttACTTCTATAACTTCTATAATATAAgatgaaatgttttataataCAACATAACGTTCGACGCTCGACGTTCTATAATATAAGATCATACGATCATACGTATGGGAGTTGTAGGTATGCATTATCCCGGATCTGCTGGTCATGTctgtttgaaaatgtaaaaaatgagGTTTTTTTGTCTAACTAATAAGATGTAGTTGACAATATggtactggaccgtcataactGGACCgtgaattgtaaataaataataagatTTAGttgttaatttaaataaaaccttcTATTTATATTCTGTTTTTTATCAAGCGCCAAACATACTTTTTGCATGAAAATATGCATTTTCCGTTACTGGTTTTCCGAACCTATATGTCTTAttaagtgaatgtgaaaagtaaacaacaaCTTCTTTTAcacttcttcttattctttttacttcttttaacAAAGTTAAGTACGAATAGGcgaagaaatgtgtcggataATCATTCGCAAGGCATTACTATGGTTCCAAACAATCCAAACGAAACGGTTTATTACTCGGTCTTGTATAGTTCAAGCAATTACACAAGCACATGTAAGTGAAGACATGTTCAAAAGTATTTTCACCCGTGTCCATATGCTGATCGTGGATTGAATATCTTCTAACACAAGCTACCGTTATAAAAAATGACTATTCCGCTGCAAATCAAAGCGATTGGTCACTAAGGAAAGGAATGATCATTTATAAAGCCATAAAAACGGGAGAGGTTATGCAAAAATTCAATATAATATAACCATCATAACATATTTGAATTCATATCCGAATTCCACTTtatcacacaacaaaaacaaaataaataaattttacaacgcAAAGACtgccaattttcaaaaaaaaagaactctgGTAAGCTATCAATTGTTTTTCGTAGAAGAGCAAATGCAGCCATTTTTAGCAAATGTGATATTATCCTTCATTCGAGTAATATATTTAATTActgttgtgtttattttattcaatcaaGGAAACAATCTCTATACTTTGCATCAAATTAATGTCCATGTTCCTACAAGCATGCATGGAACGGGAGTAACTCTGAACTGATGAGAGTTACACCAAATGTTACTAACGCCCGCTTTTTATTCTGTTGTCGTTTATCGGCGACTCAATTGATTATCCTTTATTATTATACTTATATGCTGAAGATTTGCTTTCGGACAAATGAGTGTTTTATAACTACACGATCGTTAGTTTTGTTTGAGACAAAGAAATTAGCGATGTTGTTAGATTTTAGTtcaaaaaagatattttttaagCGATGAAGATTTGTGTATTGAATCACGTTCTAAACCACGATTTATGGCGTTATGCGCGTCGGTAACGCTTGTGAGAGTATGCAAAGAGCTCAATACGTTGTCGTCGTATCTCGATAACATAATTAATCCTGTGCTTTAGTTTTCTCGACGAAAAAAGATTAGTAATAATAAAGTAATGCATCTTATCTGGCATTATTAAATCTATCATTTATTAaactaataataaaataatacttttttatcACTCTGGTGgtgaagcaaaagaagcataaattaaatatatctTACTAAATTTATCTTAATAATTTCCTGATTTATTTGAATACACATACGCATTGCCGCATTTAACCCGAAACACTTTAATACACTATTTACATAAACGGCACACTTAACACGATCTATCGATCGGATGATGTGATCGCTTTTTGGTGCGTTTTGAACAtagaataattaataataatagaaGCGTATTAAAACTGTCCTGCGCTGCCGTAGAAGATAGTTATCTTATGTTTGTCCTCTTGCTTATTATCTGAATAGGAAATCCACTAGTTCCATACAAAGTATAGCTTGTCTGTTGGTTTTTATTGTAGCAATACTGGAAAGTATCGCCACACGCATCTTAGATTAATTATGTTCAATAATTCATTCAGTGTAGAACCGGTTCCATAAACACTGGGATTTAAACTGTCCATACTAtaggaattgaaaaaaaaacaaaagctatcCAGAtggtaaataattttcaaataattctttTGGGCCTGCCTTCACAATTTCATCGTTTTAGAGCTtaaatttgacttttttttaatgtttaaagaatatacgaaataaaaagggaaaaaaggataaattcaataaaaaatatagaaGATAATACCAAAtagaaagggaaaataaagtaTAACAAATGCACTAATAATAGCAATAACAAATATTGCTACGCAATCCAAAGCCAATTCCAACTTTTCGAATATTCGCCTCATGTCCGAAAATTATGTCCTCGCGTCGATGTTTGCCGGTTATTTTACACTAATGCCAGCCAGGGCAGAAAGAATAGTTATTATTCATGCTATATCGATGTTCATAAAACAGTTTCATTCctaaaaagaaatagaaggCATATTTTTAGGCAATCCTTAGAGGAGATCACATTCAACATTCAACAACTCTTACCGTATAGGATTTGGACATTATTTTCAGATACTCGAGCGAATTCCGTGCTGCATATGCATGGGCCTCCTGAATCGTAAGCCCGGTACCATGGCACACGGCAACTGGCATCGTGGACAGCTGCACCAAACACTGGAACTTGTCATTGACAGACTTCTCGTCGATGTCGACGTACGTTACGAGGAACCGTTGCTCTTTAGCTATTTCTTCTAGCAGATCGATATAGTGAATATTTCTATCGCTTAGGCTTAGATTCTAAAGAAGGAAACCGGAAATGAAACGTTAAAGTTGTGATTCAA encodes the following:
- the LOC126560443 gene encoding methylosome protein 50-like, whose translation is MDYNRHVDLVSTYAVPNTYQPPETLPELAKSTDYPNMNSLHYRLTKAVPLPEKKLPPFLDLATVNCEGNVIVAGNNYTGRLWEGGICGWKTTADLFQEEKISFSNRCDAIVTALCYTVEDALFILGNDRGSIELWSTGNAIRGPGLYMVDKRNEHIGAITALDIFHNTERTVISGSVDGCIKLWDYSQGDLQSTNTFQNAHLGPITSVSADCIQNSLAVSCSKDQSALLWDFRETKPAVALYEKHDVPFATIRWCDEGVWNRLVAIGDEMGRVHFIDTRQPNVFLETVPCFDRKVHKISFHRKNFAVLGNTPEVKFFDDKSKEILVENSASNYVRDIVWDGTNNDDPTISSCTLIGWDSYVKRLTLEVKQPSSE
- the LOC126564754 gene encoding short/branched chain specific acyl-CoA dehydrogenase, mitochondrial, with protein sequence MLQNVLRQVVRSVGSIGAPRTFASSSFGTATGATSPLTYLSEDELVMKETVAKLAQEQIAPLVKKMDEEHQFDPSVVRALFDNGLMGIEVSDEYGGSACNFMTTMLVVEELSKVCPATAAFVDIHNTLVNSLMIKLGTAEQKSKYLPKLSQEYSGSFALSEPSAGSDAFSLKTTAKKDGNHYVLNGTKMWISNSDLSGVFLIMANANPSAGYRGITTFIVEREYEGFTVGKRESKLGICASGTCTLHLDNVRVPEENILGEFGKGYQYAAGFLNEGRIGIGAQMIGLAQGCLDATIPYLLERKQFGSDLYSFQSMQHQIATIATEIEAARLLTYNAARLQEAGAPFLKQAAMAKFYASEVAQRTTVKCIDWMGGVGFTKDFPQEKYYRDCKIGAIYEGTTNMQLSTIAKVMKKEYQS